A single window of Jiangella alkaliphila DNA harbors:
- a CDS encoding DUF4394 domain-containing protein, translated as MRRIGMVVAAVLAAGVLAAPTASAAPASASTHNDRSDLLVLGSNGVLSRHNGNVPLLVEHRVRITGLAHKDRLVGMDVRPANGAVYVIGASGQLYTVDARSGKATKVGAPAALAGTAVGLDFNPTVDRIRLVTDTGQNLRLHPDTGAVAAVDGMLAYATGGGKPEVAASGYTNSVAGATSTALYGVDSRTDTLVLQGSVPGATPVVSPNTGQLFPVGRLGLNVVAANGFDIDGAAPIGEYKPNDYRAVAAVRTGLLLGLSLLVDVDLRTGRAKVLAPLLTSPVGVAFTG; from the coding sequence ATGAGAAGAATCGGAATGGTGGTCGCCGCCGTGCTGGCTGCCGGTGTGCTGGCCGCGCCGACGGCGTCCGCGGCGCCGGCGTCTGCATCGACGCACAACGACCGCAGTGACCTGTTGGTACTCGGCTCGAACGGCGTGCTGAGCCGGCACAACGGAAACGTGCCGCTGCTCGTCGAGCATCGGGTGCGGATCACCGGTCTCGCGCACAAGGACCGGCTGGTCGGTATGGACGTACGGCCGGCCAACGGCGCGGTGTACGTCATCGGCGCGTCCGGTCAGCTGTACACGGTGGACGCCAGGTCGGGGAAGGCCACGAAGGTCGGCGCGCCGGCCGCGCTTGCCGGGACGGCCGTCGGCCTGGACTTCAACCCGACGGTCGACCGGATCCGACTCGTCACGGACACGGGCCAGAACCTGCGGCTCCACCCTGACACGGGCGCGGTGGCGGCGGTCGACGGCATGCTCGCCTACGCCACTGGCGGCGGCAAGCCCGAGGTCGCCGCGTCCGGCTACACGAACAGCGTCGCAGGGGCCACCTCCACGGCGCTGTACGGCGTGGACTCCCGCACGGACACGCTCGTGTTGCAGGGCAGCGTCCCCGGCGCGACGCCGGTGGTGTCGCCGAACACCGGACAGCTGTTCCCGGTCGGCCGCCTCGGCCTGAACGTGGTGGCGGCCAACGGGTTCGACATCGACGGCGCGGCCCCGATCGGCGAGTACAAGCCGAACGACTACCGCGCCGTGGCCGCCGTGCGGACCGGCCTGCTCCTCGGTCTGTCGCTGCTGGTCGACGTCGACCTGCGCACCGGTCGCGCGAAGGTGCTGGCGCCGCTGCTCACCTCGCCCGTCGGCGTCGCCTTCACTGGCTGA
- a CDS encoding DUF6807 family protein: protein MIDVVVGHDGTARIVAGDRVLGVRRSGEEMPPHHAPRPSWHPLRTVDGATFTEDGPADHPWHHGLSIAVANVAVDGHRDAATSWGGPTFQDGAYRDLANAARQRTRAMSATGRVLTEEIDWIGRDGRLLLTETRESRVAKTSDGWSLTIAPRWRAHRDLGFGSPTTAGRPDAGYGGLFLRGSDALLGAGVVLDGIDTPADEAMGTTAYQCALVRAATSITMNADRPTPWFLRTDPVVMLCAAPFFHETMELAAGSQTSWSWGVEIRS from the coding sequence GTGATCGACGTCGTCGTCGGCCATGACGGCACGGCCCGGATCGTCGCAGGCGATCGCGTGCTGGGCGTGCGGCGGTCCGGCGAGGAGATGCCGCCGCACCACGCGCCGCGGCCGAGCTGGCATCCACTCCGGACCGTGGACGGCGCGACATTCACCGAGGACGGGCCGGCCGACCATCCATGGCATCACGGCCTCTCGATCGCGGTGGCCAACGTCGCCGTCGACGGACACAGAGACGCGGCGACCAGCTGGGGCGGCCCGACCTTTCAGGACGGCGCATATCGCGATCTCGCGAACGCCGCCCGCCAGCGCACCCGCGCGATGTCCGCGACGGGCCGGGTGCTGACCGAGGAAATCGACTGGATCGGCCGCGACGGCCGCCTGCTGCTGACGGAAACACGAGAATCTCGGGTGGCGAAGACCAGTGACGGCTGGAGCCTCACCATCGCGCCGCGATGGCGCGCACATCGCGACCTCGGGTTCGGCAGTCCGACCACCGCAGGGCGCCCCGATGCAGGCTACGGCGGGCTGTTCCTCCGCGGCTCGGACGCACTGCTGGGAGCCGGCGTCGTTCTGGACGGCATCGACACCCCGGCCGACGAGGCAATGGGAACGACGGCGTACCAGTGCGCGCTGGTCCGTGCGGCCACGTCGATCACGATGAACGCCGACCGGCCGACACCATGGTTCCTCCGGACCGATCCAGTCGTCATGCTCTGCGCCGCACCGTTCTTCCACGAAACGATGGAGCTCGCCGCCGGCTCCCAAACCTCGTGGAGCTGGGGCGTGGAGATCCGTTCGTGA
- a CDS encoding Asp23/Gls24 family envelope stress response protein, with product MTAPDRPGGEDRALADDVAAAVLGVPGVAGLHAGLFGEVATYLPGRRVRGVRVGPEDDAVAVHVVVEWDAPVPATVDAIRTAVAGLVAGTVHVTVEDVAAPGEAATTRRNS from the coding sequence ATGACCGCGCCGGACCGGCCCGGCGGCGAGGATCGGGCGCTCGCCGATGACGTCGCGGCCGCGGTGCTCGGCGTTCCGGGCGTCGCCGGCCTGCACGCCGGCCTGTTCGGCGAGGTCGCCACCTACCTGCCGGGACGCCGGGTGCGCGGCGTGCGCGTGGGACCGGAGGACGACGCCGTCGCGGTCCACGTCGTCGTCGAGTGGGACGCGCCGGTGCCGGCGACGGTCGACGCGATCCGGACCGCCGTCGCGGGCCTGGTGGCCGGCACGGTGCACGTCACGGTCGAGGACGTGGCCGCGCCCGGCGAGGCCGCAACCACGAGGAGGAACTCATGA
- a CDS encoding class I SAM-dependent methyltransferase: MTADGDAGRPGWLLDEVASAGRENLDRDHGARYDAKEDAGAAEEVRLCRRLGLTRDSVVVEFGPGTGQFTLAVAPACTRVIAVDVSPAMLAALRSNLAHARLSNVLVVQAGFLTYEHDGPPADLVYSRYALHHLPDFWKAVALSRLASMLRPGGVLRLWDVVYSFDPADAGERLEAWCASADASTGDADRWNRADLEEHVRDEHSTFTWLLEPMMLRAGFTIEDATYTDDGIFAQYALRRRAPIS, from the coding sequence ATGACGGCTGACGGTGACGCCGGGCGGCCCGGGTGGCTGCTGGACGAGGTCGCGAGCGCGGGTCGCGAGAACCTCGACCGCGACCACGGCGCCCGCTACGACGCAAAGGAGGACGCCGGCGCCGCCGAGGAGGTCCGGCTGTGCCGGCGGCTCGGCCTGACCCGCGACTCCGTCGTCGTCGAGTTCGGTCCGGGAACCGGCCAGTTCACCCTCGCCGTGGCTCCCGCCTGCACCCGCGTGATCGCCGTGGACGTGTCACCGGCGATGCTCGCCGCGCTCCGGTCCAACCTCGCTCACGCCCGGCTGTCGAACGTCCTGGTCGTGCAGGCCGGGTTCCTCACCTACGAGCACGACGGCCCGCCCGCGGACCTCGTCTATTCGCGGTACGCGCTGCACCACCTGCCGGACTTCTGGAAGGCGGTCGCGCTGTCTCGGCTCGCCTCCATGCTGCGGCCCGGCGGCGTGCTCCGCCTGTGGGACGTCGTCTACAGCTTCGACCCGGCCGACGCCGGTGAGCGGCTGGAGGCCTGGTGCGCCAGCGCCGACGCCAGTACCGGCGACGCGGACCGGTGGAACCGGGCGGACCTGGAGGAACACGTCCGCGACGAGCACTCGACCTTCACCTGGCTGCTGGAACCGATGATGCTGCGGGCCGGCTTCACCATCGAGGACGCCACCTACACCGACGACGGCATCTTCGCCCAGTACGCCCTCCGTCGAAGGGCTCCGATCAGCTGA
- a CDS encoding anti-sigma factor has product MRPPAPGIHTLAAPYVLHALPPDEIPSFETHLRACAACRDEVADLREAVARLGSTVAVTPPPDLKARVLREITEVRPLPPPPADETATSRRSRRSRSRRSRRAGWAATMLVAALAAVLAVLTVGVSDAQDDLDREQAGLALVERIVTSADAERSTLAGGDAVVIASRTADAVVVLGSGLPPAPEGRDYQVWLSGSDRTVSAGLLRPGAESEPVVATGIGAARQVTVTLEPSGGSAQPSGEPLMVADLPS; this is encoded by the coding sequence ATGAGACCGCCCGCGCCCGGCATTCACACGCTCGCGGCGCCATACGTGCTGCATGCACTCCCGCCCGACGAGATCCCGTCGTTCGAGACGCACCTGAGAGCGTGCGCAGCGTGCCGCGACGAGGTGGCGGACCTGCGCGAGGCTGTCGCGCGGCTCGGGTCGACGGTGGCGGTGACGCCGCCGCCGGACCTCAAGGCACGGGTCCTGCGCGAGATCACCGAGGTGCGGCCGCTCCCGCCGCCGCCCGCCGACGAAACGGCGACGTCGCGGCGGTCCCGACGGTCCAGGTCACGGCGGTCGAGACGGGCGGGCTGGGCGGCAACCATGCTGGTCGCAGCCCTCGCCGCCGTCCTGGCGGTACTGACGGTGGGGGTCAGCGACGCCCAGGACGACCTCGACCGCGAACAGGCCGGCCTCGCGCTCGTGGAGCGGATCGTCACGTCCGCCGACGCCGAGCGGAGCACGCTCGCCGGCGGCGATGCCGTCGTGATCGCATCGCGGACGGCCGACGCGGTCGTGGTGCTCGGCTCCGGGCTGCCCCCGGCGCCGGAGGGCAGGGACTATCAGGTCTGGCTGAGCGGCTCCGACCGGACGGTGTCGGCCGGCCTCCTGCGACCCGGTGCCGAGTCGGAGCCGGTCGTCGCCACCGGCATCGGAGCCGCCCGCCAGGTGACCGTCACGCTCGAGCCCAGCGGCGGATCGGCTCAGCCGAGCGGCGAACCACTCATGGTGGCCGATCTGCCGTCGTGA
- a CDS encoding RNA polymerase sigma factor, with protein MESTNRAAGLLARAADGDVAAFGEFYDLCAPAVYGLCLDVVGDASVAQGVVQEVFVELWERCGETVASGRPPLTAATEIARTRAVSQLVPADAAMAPEQAYRHGRTYREIAGLLGVAPESVPAMLEHALSHVAGESGPAHDGRSATMSGSPLG; from the coding sequence ATGGAATCGACGAATCGGGCGGCCGGACTGCTTGCCCGTGCCGCGGACGGTGACGTTGCGGCGTTCGGCGAGTTCTACGATCTGTGCGCTCCCGCCGTCTACGGGCTGTGCCTCGACGTGGTCGGCGACGCCTCCGTCGCACAGGGCGTGGTCCAGGAGGTGTTCGTCGAGCTGTGGGAGCGATGCGGTGAGACGGTGGCGTCGGGGCGGCCGCCGCTGACGGCGGCCACGGAGATCGCGCGTACCCGCGCGGTTTCCCAGCTGGTTCCGGCCGACGCGGCCATGGCGCCGGAGCAGGCATACCGGCACGGGCGCACGTATCGCGAGATCGCCGGCCTGCTCGGCGTCGCCCCCGAGTCCGTGCCGGCCATGCTCGAGCACGCCCTGTCCCACGTCGCCGGTGAGTCCGGTCCAGCTCACGACGGCAGATCGGCCACCATGAGTGGTTCGCCGCTCGGCTGA
- a CDS encoding Asp23/Gls24 family envelope stress response protein, with translation MTAPPDPGDRGRLTIHDRVVARIAEQAAVEAGGWRERGGLVPGFGGRPLPRASARVVGRHVRLDLVVGSRLDASLPEAAAEIRTAVHSRVGELTGLTVDDVDIRVSRFADTTPSTGADVLPAAARPAAPGVARKAGLLLALLLLGVAGVAIHAALAGLDLVGGQSLVDRAVRWVDGLRPQDWMLPAGVALMVVGVLLVAAAVWRRPRRSLELVSSTGVYASRRAIEAVAVDAAGRHPDVVTARARARRGHVVVRIGTDGDPGIDADVAPDIGARLERLAGSPDIRVPVSRAGGER, from the coding sequence GTGACCGCACCTCCCGATCCCGGCGACCGGGGACGGCTGACGATCCATGACCGGGTCGTCGCGCGCATCGCCGAGCAGGCGGCGGTCGAGGCCGGCGGCTGGCGCGAGCGCGGTGGACTGGTGCCCGGCTTCGGCGGCCGTCCGTTGCCTCGGGCGTCGGCGCGGGTCGTGGGCCGGCACGTGCGTCTGGACCTCGTCGTCGGCTCGCGACTGGATGCCTCTCTGCCCGAGGCGGCGGCCGAGATCCGGACCGCCGTGCACAGCCGGGTGGGGGAGCTGACCGGGCTGACCGTCGACGACGTCGATATCCGGGTGTCCCGGTTCGCCGACACCACGCCGTCGACGGGCGCCGATGTCCTGCCCGCCGCGGCGCGGCCGGCCGCACCGGGCGTGGCCCGCAAGGCCGGCCTGCTGCTCGCGTTGCTGCTGCTGGGGGTCGCCGGTGTCGCGATCCACGCTGCGTTGGCCGGTCTCGACCTTGTCGGCGGGCAGTCCCTGGTGGACCGGGCCGTGCGCTGGGTCGACGGGTTGCGCCCACAGGATTGGATGCTGCCGGCTGGTGTGGCGCTGATGGTGGTGGGCGTCCTGCTGGTCGCCGCCGCCGTGTGGCGGCGACCGCGCCGCTCCCTCGAGCTGGTGTCGTCGACCGGCGTCTACGCTTCTCGCCGCGCGATCGAGGCCGTCGCCGTCGACGCGGCCGGACGGCATCCGGATGTGGTCACGGCGCGGGCGCGGGCCCGGCGCGGCCACGTTGTCGTGCGCATCGGCACCGACGGCGACCCCGGGATCGACGCGGACGTCGCCCCGGACATCGGCGCCCGGCTCGAGCGGTTGGCAGGCTCGCCCGACATCCGCGTCCCGGTGTCCCGTGCCGGAGGTGAGCGATGA
- a CDS encoding DUF4331 domain-containing protein, with translation MSSHREAPEISKDPVADSTDLYAFVSPDRPDTVTLIANYLPAQSPAAGPNFYEFGDDVRYEIHISNGGRAGADVTYAFRFRTEVANEETFLYNTGPIASLDAPEFNRRQFYTVTRSEGGRRGKVLAEDLPCPPCNIGPRSTPDYSSLADAAVHDLPGGGKVFAGQRADGFFVDLGSIFDLATLRPFQSAHLIPMADADGVNTLAHSNVHTIAIQVPITDLTRGGKRPRNAEDAAAVIGVWTTASRQRARIFDKDEGSYRGAGSFVQVSRLGNPLFNEVIVPMARKDEWNAAEPEDDEDYVSYVRRPEVAKLLPVLYPGVFPRLAELNEAADRADLEAILLTGLPEGVVPGFQNFTGATPADMLRLNTAIPPSADPNPLGVVGGDLAGFPNGRRVFDDVVTIELRAVAGVTYPLIDPEFTPDGAAAAITDGTTPPGNEDTFPYLRTPHDGFAVPAA, from the coding sequence GTGTCGTCGCACCGCGAAGCACCCGAGATCTCCAAGGACCCGGTGGCCGACTCCACCGACCTCTACGCGTTCGTCAGCCCGGACCGGCCCGACACGGTCACCCTGATCGCCAACTACCTGCCGGCGCAGAGCCCGGCCGCCGGGCCGAACTTCTACGAGTTCGGTGACGACGTTCGGTACGAGATCCACATCTCCAACGGCGGCCGCGCCGGGGCCGACGTCACCTACGCGTTCCGCTTCCGCACCGAGGTCGCGAACGAGGAGACCTTCCTCTACAACACCGGCCCGATCGCCTCGCTGGACGCGCCGGAGTTCAACCGGCGCCAGTTCTACACCGTGACCCGGAGCGAGGGCGGCCGGCGCGGCAAGGTGCTGGCCGAGGATCTGCCCTGCCCGCCGTGCAACATCGGCCCGCGCTCGACGCCGGACTACTCGAGCCTGGCCGACGCAGCCGTCCACGATCTTCCGGGCGGCGGCAAGGTGTTCGCCGGGCAGCGCGCCGACGGGTTCTTCGTCGACCTCGGCTCGATCTTCGATCTCGCCACGCTGCGGCCGTTCCAGTCGGCCCATCTCATCCCGATGGCCGACGCTGACGGCGTCAACACGCTGGCCCACTCGAACGTCCACACCATCGCGATCCAGGTGCCGATCACCGACCTCACGCGCGGCGGCAAGCGTCCGCGCAACGCCGAGGACGCGGCCGCGGTCATCGGTGTGTGGACGACGGCGAGCCGGCAGCGCGCCCGGATCTTCGACAAGGACGAGGGCTCCTACCGCGGCGCGGGCAGTTTCGTGCAGGTCTCCCGCCTGGGTAACCCGTTGTTCAACGAGGTCATCGTCCCGATGGCCCGCAAGGACGAGTGGAACGCCGCCGAGCCCGAGGACGACGAAGACTACGTCTCGTATGTCCGGCGCCCCGAGGTCGCCAAGCTGCTGCCCGTCCTCTACCCGGGCGTCTTCCCGCGGCTGGCCGAGCTCAACGAGGCTGCCGACCGCGCTGATCTCGAAGCGATCCTGCTCACCGGGCTGCCCGAAGGTGTCGTGCCGGGCTTCCAGAACTTCACCGGCGCCACCCCTGCGGACATGCTCCGGCTGAACACCGCGATCCCGCCATCCGCGGACCCGAACCCGCTCGGTGTGGTGGGCGGCGACCTCGCCGGATTCCCGAACGGGCGCCGGGTCTTCGACGACGTCGTCACGATCGAACTGCGCGCAGTCGCCGGGGTGACGTACCCGCTGATCGACCCGGAGTTCACCCCCGACGGCGCCGCGGCGGCCATCACCGACGGCACCACCCCGCCGGGCAACGAGGACACGTTCCCCTACCTGCGCACCCCGCACGACGGGTTCGCCGTCCCGGCCGCATGA
- the sigK gene encoding ECF RNA polymerase sigma factor SigK — protein MSGLLNRSAAGDEAAFEELYERTAPTIYGVAHQVIRNHAHAEEITHDVMLEVWRSSSRFRADRGSALSWVMMIAHRRAVDRVRQEQSATQRDLRDAELDERRAHDHVVETAEARLEVDQLHLCLGRLTPVQQESVRLAFYGGFTYREVARILDTPLGTVKTRLRDGLLRLRACMEDR, from the coding sequence TTGAGCGGGTTGTTGAACCGGTCGGCGGCCGGCGACGAGGCAGCATTCGAGGAGCTCTACGAACGCACGGCCCCGACGATCTATGGGGTCGCGCACCAAGTCATTCGTAATCACGCGCACGCCGAGGAGATCACCCACGACGTCATGCTCGAGGTGTGGCGGTCGTCGAGCCGATTCCGCGCCGACCGGGGCAGCGCCCTCAGCTGGGTGATGATGATCGCGCACCGGCGCGCCGTCGACCGCGTGCGGCAGGAGCAGTCGGCCACCCAGCGGGACCTGCGCGACGCCGAACTGGACGAACGACGCGCCCACGACCACGTCGTGGAGACTGCGGAAGCTCGACTGGAGGTGGATCAGCTGCACCTCTGTCTGGGCCGGCTCACACCGGTGCAGCAGGAGTCGGTGCGACTGGCCTTCTACGGCGGCTTCACCTACCGCGAGGTGGCCCGCATCCTCGACACCCCACTGGGCACCGTCAAGACCCGGCTCCGCGACGGGTTGCTGCGGCTGCGGGCCTGCATGGAGGATCGATGA
- a CDS encoding twin-arginine translocation signal domain-containing protein, with amino-acid sequence MSEQSRRRFLVAAGAGTVAVGAGAILVAGPAAAHSEPAKAAAPATRGDDLAPADTKVVAYVSDPARDEVTLMVDDRESVVHDRVLARALARAAREQVG; translated from the coding sequence ATGTCCGAGCAGTCTCGCCGGCGCTTCCTGGTGGCAGCCGGCGCGGGCACTGTCGCCGTTGGCGCCGGTGCCATCCTCGTGGCCGGTCCGGCCGCCGCCCACTCCGAACCGGCCAAGGCCGCGGCGCCGGCCACGAGGGGTGATGACCTGGCCCCGGCCGACACAAAGGTCGTCGCGTATGTCAGCGACCCGGCTCGCGACGAGGTCACGCTCATGGTCGACGACCGCGAGAGCGTCGTCCACGACCGAGTCCTGGCTCGGGCCCTGGCGCGCGCCGCCCGTGAGCAGGTGGGGTGA
- a CDS encoding RNA polymerase sigma factor produces MFRSRLGPAVVDEDDDVLARRAALGDRRAFVVVVERHGPAMFRFARRVLLDDGDAEDAVQDAFVAAWQHLSGFRGDSALRTWLFRLTLNKAHNIRRKNRPEPQEPIDTSAPATADPATNVVGGALIDAVDRALAALPPNQRIAWILREVDGLSYEEIAHVMRTSRDVVRGLLHRARHTLAERLAAWR; encoded by the coding sequence ATGTTCCGGAGCCGGCTCGGCCCGGCCGTCGTCGACGAGGACGACGACGTGCTGGCCCGCCGTGCCGCGCTCGGGGACCGCCGGGCCTTCGTCGTCGTCGTCGAACGCCACGGCCCGGCGATGTTCCGCTTCGCGCGCCGGGTTTTGCTCGACGACGGCGACGCCGAGGACGCCGTCCAGGACGCCTTCGTCGCCGCCTGGCAGCATCTGAGCGGCTTCCGCGGCGACTCCGCCTTGCGTACGTGGCTGTTCCGGCTGACCCTGAACAAGGCGCACAACATCCGCCGCAAGAACCGTCCCGAGCCGCAGGAGCCCATTGACACGTCCGCACCGGCCACCGCCGACCCCGCCACCAACGTCGTCGGCGGCGCGCTGATCGACGCGGTCGACCGAGCATTGGCCGCACTGCCGCCGAACCAGCGGATCGCCTGGATCCTCCGCGAGGTCGACGGCCTGAGCTACGAGGAGATCGCCCACGTCATGCGCACCTCCCGCGACGTCGTCCGCGGGTTGCTGCACCGAGCTCGGCACACGTTGGCGGAGAGGCTGGCAGCATGGCGATGA
- a CDS encoding Asp23/Gls24 family envelope stress response protein, whose protein sequence is MADNPGASTTRRGSDEAAAAKDGPLVSDQGRTTIAEGVVSKIAGIAAREVAGVYNLGGGTARAVGALRERIPGSRTNLQQGVAVEVGERQAAVDIDIMAEYGVSIVDLSIGIRRNVIAAVERMSGLEVTEVNINVNDVHLEGEEEAAPESRVE, encoded by the coding sequence ATGGCGGACAATCCAGGGGCGTCGACGACGCGGCGCGGGTCCGATGAGGCTGCGGCGGCGAAGGACGGCCCGCTGGTGAGTGACCAGGGCCGCACCACCATCGCCGAGGGAGTCGTCTCGAAGATCGCCGGCATCGCGGCGCGCGAGGTGGCCGGGGTCTACAACCTTGGTGGCGGCACTGCCCGCGCGGTCGGGGCGCTGCGCGAGCGGATCCCCGGCTCGCGCACGAACCTCCAGCAGGGCGTGGCGGTCGAGGTCGGCGAGCGGCAGGCGGCCGTGGATATCGACATCATGGCCGAGTACGGCGTGTCGATCGTCGACCTCTCGATCGGCATCCGGCGCAACGTCATCGCGGCGGTGGAGCGGATGTCCGGTCTCGAGGTGACCGAGGTGAACATCAACGTCAACGACGTCCACCTCGAAGGAGAGGAAGAGGCCGCGCCGGAGAGCCGGGTCGAATGA
- a CDS encoding type II toxin-antitoxin system prevent-host-death family antitoxin, whose amino-acid sequence MGDIVSRAEIGGQVAVITRNGRPAAAVVPLPLLPPEIREQIGGDDDASSPP is encoded by the coding sequence CTGGGCGACATCGTGTCGCGCGCCGAGATCGGCGGCCAGGTCGCGGTCATCACGCGCAACGGCCGGCCGGCGGCCGCGGTGGTGCCATTGCCGCTGCTGCCGCCGGAGATCCGCGAGCAGATTGGAGGTGACGACGACGCCAGCTCGCCGCCGTAG
- a CDS encoding Asp23/Gls24 family envelope stress response protein, whose translation MSRASAAAERVVVFLAGVAVIVLGAAAVAWQQDRLPGAADAIAVPDLVAWTDEAWWPWTVGAAGIALALVALLWMSAHAHRRTVGRLRLSGSGRDGRLVADVAALSDAVGAPFAAVPGAAVRQTRLHREQGETVLDLRVAVDPATDLDAVVTAAELAAAVARRQLGDDTDVRFRTVVVAGRRRGRPAARVI comes from the coding sequence ATGAGCAGGGCCAGTGCCGCAGCCGAACGGGTCGTGGTGTTCCTGGCCGGTGTCGCCGTGATCGTGCTCGGCGCGGCCGCGGTGGCGTGGCAGCAGGACCGCCTGCCCGGCGCTGCCGATGCGATCGCCGTCCCGGACCTCGTGGCCTGGACCGATGAGGCGTGGTGGCCGTGGACCGTCGGCGCGGCCGGGATCGCCCTGGCGCTCGTCGCGCTGCTCTGGATGTCCGCGCATGCGCACCGCAGGACCGTCGGCCGCCTCCGGCTGTCCGGCTCGGGCCGCGACGGCCGGCTCGTTGCCGATGTCGCCGCCCTGTCCGACGCCGTCGGCGCGCCGTTCGCGGCCGTGCCGGGTGCCGCGGTCCGTCAGACCCGGCTGCATCGCGAGCAGGGCGAGACGGTGCTCGACCTGCGGGTGGCTGTCGACCCGGCGACCGATCTGGACGCCGTCGTCACCGCGGCCGAGTTGGCCGCCGCGGTCGCCAGGCGGCAGCTCGGCGACGACACCGACGTCCGGTTCCGTACCGTCGTCGTGGCCGGGCGGCGCCGCGGCCGGCCAGCCGCACGCGTCATCTGA
- a CDS encoding nucleotidyltransferase domain-containing protein yields the protein MDPDVLIGRIGEVLHDEPRVLAAWLSGSRGRGTADRYSDVDVWLVVSADDLQGFVEDWPKLSDRISPTVLRQQVRGGPVFNSVTPEWLRFDVSIGTPEEVATRSSSTLEPLFDRAGLTEKLQPAGEPLQPDPCRVAGLTTEFLRVLGLLPVVLGRDEYVVAASGTGLLRQLLIQLMLEDVAVEDRGGALRLAGLLPPERLRVLTELPAIEATRASALAGHVACAGVFLPLARELHDRCGLEWPEDLETAARRHLRTELDLELG from the coding sequence ATGGACCCGGACGTTCTCATCGGCAGGATCGGCGAGGTGCTGCACGACGAGCCGCGCGTGCTGGCGGCCTGGCTGAGCGGCAGCCGAGGGCGGGGCACGGCCGATCGCTACAGCGACGTCGACGTGTGGCTCGTGGTCTCGGCCGACGACCTGCAGGGTTTCGTCGAGGATTGGCCGAAGCTGTCCGACCGGATATCGCCCACCGTGCTGCGTCAACAGGTACGTGGCGGGCCGGTGTTCAACTCGGTCACCCCTGAGTGGCTGCGTTTCGACGTGTCGATCGGCACTCCGGAAGAGGTCGCGACCCGCAGCAGCTCCACGCTCGAGCCGCTCTTCGACCGCGCCGGTCTCACCGAGAAGCTCCAGCCCGCGGGCGAGCCGCTCCAGCCCGACCCCTGCCGAGTGGCGGGCCTCACCACCGAGTTCCTGCGCGTGCTCGGCCTGCTGCCCGTCGTGCTCGGAAGGGACGAGTACGTGGTGGCCGCATCCGGCACCGGACTGCTGCGACAGCTGCTGATCCAGTTGATGCTCGAAGACGTCGCCGTCGAGGACCGCGGCGGCGCGCTGCGCCTCGCTGGGCTACTGCCTCCTGAACGCCTGCGGGTACTCACCGAGTTGCCGGCGATCGAAGCGACTCGCGCCTCCGCGCTCGCTGGTCACGTCGCCTGCGCCGGAGTGTTCCTGCCGCTCGCCCGGGAACTGCACGACCGGTGCGGGCTCGAGTGGCCTGAAGACCTCGAGACCGCCGCGCGCCGCCATCTGCGCACCGAGCTCGACCTGGAACTCGGGTAA